The region CCAACAAAACGATGGCCCGGGCGTTGGCCGCGCCGTTTTCCGGCTTTTCGCGCACGCTGACGCTAAAAGCATCCTGGCCGGTTTGCTTTACGCTTTCTTCTTTTGAACACGGATAAACATGGGCTTTGATCAACATGGTTATGGTATTTTGCCGTCGAGTCCGGAATTATGAATTCATCCCCTATTCTTCCGTAGCCAGCTGGCCGCACGCCGCTTTTATTCCCCGGCCAAAACGGTAGCGTTCGGTAGTTTCCAGATTCTCC is a window of Candidatus Nealsonbacteria bacterium DGGOD1a DNA encoding:
- a CDS encoding DUF167 family protein, whose translation is MLIKAHVYPCSKEESVKQTGQDAFSVSVREKPENGAANARAIVLLALYFAVPAGKVHLIKGAHESHKIFEIIE